A window of the Desulfovibrio sp. Fe33 genome harbors these coding sequences:
- a CDS encoding PAS domain S-box protein produces the protein MLKRIAYLIPPLIGIFVAVVVYVGYRADRDNYAQLVRGKVVQTINGSKASLDASIDAGVHLAAALEAFLQVSPELDQAQFVVLAEALLANMPTVRSLQLARNDTISHTYPFWNTNGVIGTDLNKIQPVRVLLQRAKVSGRRQVMIPDGHAFEPEEIVLLAPIFLPGDGAPSNYWGVACVHLDALTLFRSAGIGVSGGVLLALRDKSPQEGQNPILAGDPVVFDMAPVVRGISVPSGEWLLAGAPGGGWQVSPRRNLILVVGLLAVVFIPATLWAIVVIVMGRLKDRERYYQLVHSAKSIILRINMDGDIVFCNEYAEDFYGYAPGELIGKPLVGTLVPRKALEGRSMRRYLDRLLLDPSAHPFNETMNLRRNGEIVWVAWANDSVRSKDGATIGLLCVGTDITDRKLMEEALRQREKQYRLLAENVTDIIWGLDADYRFTYVSPSDEVVRGFKRSDVLGRHIEDFLTPVSRTRFKDILRVLDDQADTQGPLTSVTEDLEFTCFDGASVWLESHLGILFNEEGVRIGLQGVSRDITDRKLAEALREDVERMARHDLKTPLGAVIGLPEEIRRRGNLDAGQETMLATIENAGSSMLELINRSLDLYKMECGTYVLDRTTVDVLDVLEQIKAESLTHISGKGISVGIEVLGGEVAGVLPVSADAELFRSMLSNLVSNALEASPEGGSVSIVLEKRNGLTIIIRNQGEVPLSVRETFFDKYSTSSPARGSGLGTYSARLIARTHGGDISVETGAPGETSVIITLPQ, from the coding sequence ATGCTCAAACGCATCGCCTACCTTATCCCTCCGCTGATCGGCATATTTGTCGCCGTGGTCGTCTACGTGGGCTACCGCGCGGATCGGGACAATTACGCCCAGTTGGTGCGCGGCAAGGTGGTGCAGACCATCAACGGGAGCAAGGCGAGCCTTGACGCGTCCATCGATGCGGGCGTTCATCTGGCCGCCGCCCTGGAGGCGTTTCTTCAGGTCTCCCCGGAATTGGACCAGGCGCAGTTTGTGGTGTTGGCCGAAGCGTTGTTGGCGAACATGCCAACGGTGCGCTCTCTGCAACTCGCCCGGAACGACACCATTTCCCATACCTATCCTTTCTGGAATACCAACGGCGTGATCGGAACGGACCTGAACAAGATCCAACCCGTGCGTGTGCTGCTCCAGCGGGCCAAGGTCTCCGGACGGCGGCAAGTGATGATCCCTGACGGACACGCCTTCGAGCCGGAGGAGATAGTCCTCCTGGCTCCCATATTCCTCCCCGGAGATGGGGCCCCTTCAAACTATTGGGGGGTCGCCTGCGTCCACCTCGACGCCTTGACGCTGTTCCGGAGCGCGGGCATCGGCGTGTCGGGCGGCGTCCTCCTGGCCCTGCGCGACAAGTCCCCCCAGGAAGGACAGAATCCCATACTTGCGGGCGATCCCGTCGTCTTCGACATGGCCCCCGTAGTCCGGGGCATATCCGTCCCCTCGGGCGAGTGGCTCCTGGCCGGAGCCCCCGGGGGAGGCTGGCAGGTTTCACCCCGCCGCAACCTGATCCTCGTCGTCGGCCTTCTGGCCGTGGTGTTCATCCCGGCCACGCTGTGGGCCATTGTGGTCATCGTCATGGGGCGCCTCAAGGACCGGGAACGATACTATCAGCTCGTGCACAGCGCCAAGTCCATCATCCTGCGCATCAACATGGACGGGGACATAGTTTTCTGCAACGAGTACGCGGAGGACTTTTACGGCTACGCGCCCGGCGAGCTCATCGGCAAACCCCTGGTGGGCACCCTGGTCCCGCGCAAGGCTCTGGAAGGGCGGTCCATGCGCCGTTACCTGGACAGGCTGCTCCTCGATCCTTCGGCTCATCCCTTCAACGAAACAATGAACTTGCGCCGCAACGGCGAAATCGTATGGGTGGCCTGGGCAAACGATTCGGTCCGTTCCAAGGACGGGGCGACCATCGGCCTGCTCTGCGTGGGAACCGACATCACCGACCGCAAACTCATGGAAGAGGCCCTGCGCCAGCGCGAAAAGCAGTATCGGCTTCTGGCCGAGAACGTCACGGACATCATCTGGGGGCTGGATGCGGACTACCGCTTTACCTACGTGAGCCCATCGGACGAGGTCGTGCGCGGTTTCAAGCGGTCCGACGTCCTGGGACGCCATATCGAGGACTTCCTCACCCCCGTCTCCAGGACCCGTTTTAAGGATATCCTTCGCGTTCTCGACGATCAGGCCGATACCCAGGGGCCTCTTACCTCCGTCACCGAGGACCTCGAGTTCACCTGCTTCGACGGCGCTTCCGTTTGGCTCGAATCCCATCTCGGCATCCTTTTCAACGAAGAAGGTGTGCGTATCGGCCTACAGGGCGTCAGCCGCGACATCACCGACCGCAAGCTGGCCGAGGCCCTGCGCGAAGACGTGGAACGCATGGCCCGTCACGACCTCAAAACGCCGCTGGGCGCGGTGATCGGACTGCCCGAGGAAATACGCCGACGCGGCAATCTCGACGCGGGGCAGGAGACCATGCTCGCCACCATCGAAAACGCGGGCTCCTCCATGCTCGAACTCATCAACCGCTCCCTGGACCTCTACAAGATGGAGTGCGGCACCTACGTCCTCGACCGGACCACCGTGGACGTTCTCGACGTGCTCGAGCAGATCAAGGCCGAATCCCTGACCCATATCAGCGGGAAGGGGATCAGCGTGGGCATCGAGGTCCTTGGCGGCGAGGTGGCGGGAGTCCTGCCCGTTTCCGCCGACGCCGAGCTCTTCCGTTCCATGCTCTCCAATCTCGTGAGCAATGCCCTGGAAGCCTCTCCCGAGGGCGGGTCGGTTTCCATAGTCCTCGAAAAGCGCAACGGGCTGACCATCATCATCCGAAATCAGGGCGAGGTGCCCCTGTCCGTGCGCGAAACCTTTTTCGACAAATATTCCACTTCCAGCCCGGCGCGGGGTTCCGGCCTCGGCACCTACTCGGCGCGCCTCATCGCCCGCACGCATGGCGGCGACATCTCCGTGGAAACCGGCGCTCCGGGCGAGACCAGCGTCATCATTACCCTTCCGCAATAG
- a CDS encoding flavodoxin family protein yields MKVVAFNGSARKGGNTAELTKRVLAKLEAQGIETEMIELAGKKMHGCIACYKCAENKDRRCAVKNDFVNECIETMDAADGILLASPTYFATITTEMSALIDRAGMVGLVNGNMFARKVGASIVAARRGGAMQTFNTLNSFFFIQQMIVPGSRYWNMGFGREKGEVLKDEEGMLTMDILGDNMAWLMQKLHA; encoded by the coding sequence ATGAAAGTCGTCGCGTTCAACGGCTCGGCCCGCAAGGGCGGCAACACAGCCGAATTGACGAAGCGCGTCCTGGCCAAACTGGAAGCCCAGGGCATCGAAACCGAAATGATCGAACTGGCCGGCAAGAAGATGCACGGCTGCATCGCCTGCTACAAGTGCGCCGAAAACAAGGACCGCCGCTGCGCCGTCAAAAACGATTTCGTCAATGAATGTATTGAGACGATGGACGCGGCCGACGGCATCCTCCTCGCCTCGCCCACCTACTTCGCCACCATCACCACCGAAATGAGCGCCCTTATCGACCGGGCCGGAATGGTCGGCCTGGTCAACGGCAACATGTTCGCCCGCAAGGTCGGCGCGTCCATCGTCGCCGCCCGGCGCGGCGGAGCCATGCAGACCTTCAACACCCTCAACTCCTTCTTCTTCATCCAACAGATGATCGTTCCCGGTTCCCGCTACTGGAACATGGGCTTCGGACGCGAAAAAGGTGAAGTCCTCAAGGACGAGGAAGGGATGCTCACCATGGATATCCTCGGCGACAACATGGCCTGGCTCATGCAGAAACTCCACGCCTGA
- a CDS encoding nitroreductase family protein, which translates to METLEALRTRRSVRKFEDKPVSEEMVRQILEAAMMAPSAGNGQPWQFIVINERERLDAMADLHPYVKMVMQAQVGIIVCGDLTKEKYPGYWVQDCAAAMQNLLLAVHALGLGAVWTGIYPKEERVAGYRAMFNIPEHVIPLGFAPIGWPAQRPKSESRFNPKRVHYNTY; encoded by the coding sequence ATGGAGACCCTGGAAGCCCTGCGCACCCGGCGCAGCGTACGAAAATTCGAAGACAAGCCCGTGTCCGAGGAAATGGTCCGCCAAATCCTCGAAGCCGCCATGATGGCTCCCAGCGCGGGCAACGGACAACCGTGGCAGTTCATCGTCATCAATGAACGGGAACGGCTCGACGCCATGGCCGATCTGCACCCATACGTGAAAATGGTCATGCAGGCGCAGGTGGGCATCATCGTCTGCGGCGACCTGACCAAGGAAAAATATCCGGGCTACTGGGTGCAGGACTGCGCCGCAGCCATGCAGAACTTGCTGCTCGCCGTCCATGCCCTCGGCCTGGGCGCGGTCTGGACCGGCATCTACCCCAAGGAGGAACGCGTGGCGGGATACCGGGCGATGTTCAACATCCCCGAACACGTCATTCCCCTCGGCTTCGCCCCCATCGGCTGGCCCGCGCAACGCCCGAAGTCCGAAAGCCGTTTCAATCCGAAGCGGGTCCACTACAACACCTATTAG
- a CDS encoding winged helix-turn-helix transcriptional regulator produces the protein MSEACSLKVCGEKKYYCSVELTLQVIGGKWKPIIIHRLGSEGTMRFSEVKRSIPNITQKMLTQQLRELESDGVVRREVYAQVPPKVEYSLTELGESVMPVIGNLCRWGERYEEWFARRPFESGTERKGISLFSR, from the coding sequence ATGAGCGAAGCGTGTTCCCTGAAGGTTTGCGGCGAAAAGAAATACTATTGCAGCGTGGAATTGACCCTTCAGGTCATTGGCGGCAAGTGGAAGCCGATCATCATTCACAGGTTGGGTTCCGAGGGGACCATGCGTTTCAGCGAGGTCAAGCGGTCCATCCCGAACATCACCCAGAAGATGCTGACCCAGCAGTTGCGCGAGTTGGAGTCGGACGGTGTGGTCCGGCGCGAAGTGTATGCGCAGGTTCCGCCCAAGGTCGAATATTCCCTGACCGAATTGGGGGAGAGCGTCATGCCGGTCATCGGCAATCTCTGCCGCTGGGGGGAGCGGTACGAGGAGTGGTTTGCCCGGCGGCCGTTCGAGAGCGGGACCGAGCGGAAGGGGATTTCCCTTTTCTCGCGGTAG
- a CDS encoding Hpt domain-containing protein, producing the protein MNDVSGYEGNPAPGGAVFDPAEASRALGLTLEEFTPLLAKAAREIRFRLDAVRQGVAEEDLRAVALNSHTLKSVVATLRAEAVRDAAIAMERCAKEGECARCAGMLTCLEERAAELLAELDDV; encoded by the coding sequence ATGAACGATGTATCGGGATACGAAGGAAATCCGGCCCCTGGAGGAGCCGTTTTCGATCCGGCCGAAGCCAGCCGGGCCTTGGGTCTCACGCTTGAGGAGTTCACTCCTCTTCTGGCCAAGGCCGCCAGGGAAATCCGGTTCCGGCTCGACGCCGTGCGGCAGGGGGTTGCCGAAGAGGATTTGCGTGCGGTGGCCCTGAACAGCCACACGCTGAAGAGCGTGGTCGCTACGTTGCGGGCCGAAGCCGTCCGCGATGCCGCCATCGCCATGGAGCGTTGCGCCAAGGAGGGCGAGTGTGCGCGATGCGCAGGGATGTTGACCTGCCTCGAAGAGCGCGCCGCCGAACTGCTGGCGGAGTTGGACGACGTTTAA
- the phoU gene encoding phosphate signaling complex protein PhoU → MEQRAHFSKKLEDLKVMVLRMAALSESAVHKAIRAYLENDADLAESVILGDEAINEMEDDIDNFSLELLALDQPMAVDLRTIVGAQRITVNLERLGDEAVNLAHRAIFLSTRPPMPHNPKMEDLANTAKKMLSEALKAYVDDDVSLAGQVCRMDDKADDLTIAILRQMVADMVAESRIVERGVHAIIGARHLERVGDLATNVAETVVFIVEGTSMKHNCRG, encoded by the coding sequence ATGGAACAACGCGCACATTTCTCCAAGAAGCTCGAAGATTTGAAGGTCATGGTCCTGCGCATGGCGGCCCTGTCCGAGTCTGCCGTGCACAAAGCCATCCGCGCCTACCTCGAAAACGACGCGGACCTGGCCGAATCGGTCATCCTCGGCGACGAGGCCATCAACGAGATGGAAGACGACATCGACAACTTCAGCCTGGAACTCCTCGCCCTGGACCAGCCCATGGCAGTGGACCTGCGGACCATCGTCGGCGCGCAGCGCATCACGGTCAACCTGGAACGGCTCGGCGACGAGGCGGTCAACCTGGCGCATCGGGCCATCTTCCTGTCCACCAGGCCGCCCATGCCCCACAACCCCAAAATGGAAGATCTGGCCAACACCGCCAAGAAGATGCTCTCCGAGGCGCTCAAGGCCTACGTGGACGACGACGTCTCCCTGGCCGGACAGGTTTGCCGCATGGACGACAAGGCCGACGACCTGACCATCGCCATCCTGCGGCAGATGGTGGCCGACATGGTCGCCGAATCCCGCATCGTGGAACGGGGCGTGCACGCCATCATCGGTGCGCGCCACCTGGAACGGGTCGGCGACCTGGCGACCAACGTGGCCGAGACCGTCGTCTTCATCGTGGAAGGCACCAGCATGAAGCACAATTGCCGAGGCTGA
- the pstB gene encoding phosphate ABC transporter ATP-binding protein PstB: MTTTIKVSSTNLDFHYGDFKALENISIDFESNRVTALIGPSGCGKSTYLRCINRMNDLIPGTRVDGKMTLDGQEIYAPGLDVVSLRRRIGMVFQKPNPFPKTIFENVAYGLRVNGVKDKQFMEQKVEESLQGAALWDEVKDRLHTSALGLSGGQQQRLCIARALAVEPEVLLMDEPASALDPIATQKIEDLIHELKKEFTIIIVTHSMQQAARVSDRTAFFYMGKLIEVDDTKTMFTNPANKQTEDYITGRFG, from the coding sequence ATGACGACGACCATAAAAGTGTCTTCCACCAACCTAGATTTCCACTACGGGGATTTCAAGGCGTTGGAAAACATAAGCATCGACTTCGAGTCCAATAGGGTCACGGCGCTCATCGGACCGTCCGGATGCGGCAAGTCCACATACCTTCGCTGCATCAACCGCATGAACGACCTCATCCCGGGCACCCGGGTGGACGGCAAGATGACCCTGGACGGCCAGGAAATCTACGCCCCCGGCCTGGATGTCGTGTCCCTGCGCAGACGCATCGGAATGGTCTTCCAAAAGCCCAACCCCTTCCCCAAGACCATCTTCGAGAACGTGGCCTACGGCCTGCGCGTCAACGGCGTGAAGGACAAGCAGTTCATGGAGCAGAAGGTCGAGGAAAGCCTCCAGGGAGCGGCCCTGTGGGACGAGGTCAAAGACCGTCTGCACACCTCGGCGCTGGGACTGTCCGGCGGCCAGCAACAGCGGCTGTGCATCGCCCGCGCCCTGGCCGTGGAGCCCGAGGTCCTGCTCATGGACGAACCCGCCTCCGCCCTGGACCCCATCGCCACCCAAAAAATCGAGGACCTGATCCACGAGCTCAAAAAGGAATTCACGATCATCATCGTCACCCATTCAATGCAGCAGGCGGCCCGCGTATCCGACAGGACGGCCTTCTTCTACATGGGCAAGCTGATCGAGGTGGACGACACCAAGACCATGTTCACGAACCCCGCCAACAAGCAGACGGAAGACTATATCACGGGCCGTTTCGGTTAA
- a CDS encoding AMIN domain-containing protein, protein MSKTFRHLFLLLTVCAVTALAAGLLSARQGLADDAARHQVRMAVDFTVLPMVMPDGSEFPTAPGLSPELPAPAAPPEAETSAPAESVEKAEAETAPAPTPADGETPAMAPSDGPGLIRAVSLDETSQGFGIVVVADRALGDTSVMNLSDPNRLVVDILGTWLHSGDSVIRSEGIVKHVVMGEHPDRFRMVVHYRTPPDKPVRPDIQKAGEELHVLVALP, encoded by the coding sequence ATGTCCAAAACGTTCAGGCACTTGTTCCTTTTACTGACGGTCTGCGCCGTGACCGCGCTCGCCGCCGGGCTTCTGTCCGCCCGGCAGGGGTTGGCCGATGACGCCGCGCGCCACCAGGTCCGCATGGCCGTCGACTTCACCGTCCTGCCCATGGTCATGCCCGACGGCAGCGAATTCCCGACCGCGCCGGGTCTTTCCCCGGAGCTCCCTGCCCCGGCGGCTCCTCCCGAGGCAGAGACATCCGCCCCCGCCGAAAGCGTCGAAAAGGCCGAAGCCGAGACAGCGCCCGCGCCAACGCCCGCGGACGGCGAGACGCCGGCCATGGCCCCTTCCGACGGCCCCGGCCTGATCCGGGCCGTGAGCCTGGACGAAACATCGCAGGGCTTCGGCATCGTCGTGGTCGCCGACCGCGCCCTGGGCGACACCTCCGTCATGAACCTGAGCGATCCCAACCGGCTGGTGGTGGACATCCTGGGCACGTGGCTACACTCGGGCGACAGCGTGATCCGGTCGGAAGGCATCGTCAAACACGTGGTCATGGGCGAACATCCGGACCGTTTCCGCATGGTCGTCCACTACCGCACCCCGCCGGACAAACCGGTCCGGCCCGATATCCAGAAAGCGGGAGAGGAACTCCATGTGCTGGTCGCCCTGCCCTAG
- a CDS encoding glycosyltransferase: protein MRILMFAINDPAGTAIQFCKALNRHTGHSARLVTLETRYTHGWEKDLHIPDLGPDGMEEVAILMREADVFHFHMTCDENQSFGGLKPADHLKGKAIVHHHHGHHDFRSNPESFREKYRRLKRTNLLVSTPDLLKLLPEARWQPNLVPIDDPLLKPMWGRFDDPGQLKVCHSPTRKDLKNTEEFMAAVKYVNRRNVYLSVDLIDDVPNSECLARKRRCHAMFDHMQGYYGVSSLEGLSQGLAVIAGLDDWNRARIAEFAGTGDLPWLTATGQDDLAALLFRLAKDREFCERTGEEGRSFMEKCWSDRRIALELAAFYDGLR, encoded by the coding sequence ATGCGTATCCTCATGTTCGCCATCAACGACCCGGCCGGAACAGCCATCCAGTTCTGCAAGGCGTTGAACCGTCATACCGGGCACTCCGCCCGGCTCGTCACCCTGGAGACCCGCTACACCCATGGTTGGGAAAAGGATCTGCATATCCCCGACCTCGGCCCGGACGGCATGGAAGAGGTCGCTATCCTCATGCGCGAGGCCGACGTATTCCACTTCCATATGACCTGCGACGAGAACCAGTCCTTCGGGGGGCTGAAGCCCGCCGATCACCTCAAGGGCAAGGCGATCGTCCACCATCACCACGGACACCACGATTTCCGATCCAATCCCGAATCCTTCCGGGAGAAGTACCGGCGGCTCAAGCGGACCAACCTCCTCGTGTCCACTCCGGACCTGCTCAAGCTCCTGCCCGAAGCGCGCTGGCAGCCCAACCTGGTGCCCATCGACGACCCGCTGCTCAAGCCCATGTGGGGCCGCTTCGACGATCCCGGCCAGCTCAAGGTCTGCCACTCCCCCACCCGCAAGGACCTCAAGAACACCGAAGAGTTCATGGCCGCGGTCAAATACGTCAACCGACGCAACGTCTATCTTTCCGTGGACCTCATCGACGACGTGCCCAACTCGGAATGCCTGGCCCGCAAACGGCGCTGCCACGCCATGTTCGACCATATGCAAGGCTACTACGGCGTATCCAGCCTGGAAGGCCTCTCCCAGGGCCTTGCCGTCATCGCCGGACTGGACGACTGGAACCGCGCCCGCATCGCCGAATTCGCCGGGACCGGGGACCTGCCCTGGCTTACGGCGACCGGCCAGGACGACCTGGCGGCACTCCTGTTCAGATTGGCCAAGGACCGGGAATTTTGCGAGCGGACCGGCGAGGAGGGCCGCAGCTTCATGGAAAAATGCTGGTCGGACCGGCGCATAGCTCTTGAGCTGGCCGCCTTCTACGACGGCCTCCGATAG
- a CDS encoding chemotaxis protein CheD, with protein sequence MNTMGPGLPRVFLQTGDCFIGVQPTLVTTILGSCLAVTIHAPGMGIGTICHAFLPDSTASGHHPRGAEPQICRFVDTALQNMLETMDKIGVPRRDLVIKMFGGGQGVAIGSVEPPGSYNVGRRNIEMAKKLLKFARLDIRAQDIGGPQGRKLMFNTLTGDVWVKKLVKTQSAGNGNSAGPDF encoded by the coding sequence ATGAATACAATGGGGCCAGGGCTGCCAAGGGTCTTCCTGCAAACGGGCGACTGTTTCATCGGGGTGCAGCCCACCCTGGTGACGACCATTCTCGGTTCGTGCCTGGCCGTTACCATCCACGCACCCGGAATGGGCATCGGCACAATCTGCCACGCCTTTTTGCCGGACAGCACCGCTTCGGGCCATCACCCCCGCGGCGCGGAGCCGCAAATCTGCCGCTTCGTGGATACCGCCTTGCAGAACATGCTTGAAACGATGGATAAAATCGGCGTGCCTCGCAGGGACCTGGTTATCAAAATGTTCGGCGGGGGCCAGGGAGTGGCGATCGGCAGCGTGGAGCCGCCGGGCTCCTACAACGTCGGCAGGCGCAACATCGAGATGGCCAAGAAGCTGCTCAAATTCGCCCGCCTGGATATCAGGGCCCAGGACATAGGCGGGCCGCAGGGACGCAAGCTCATGTTCAACACCCTGACCGGCGACGTCTGGGTCAAGAAACTGGTCAAAACCCAATCAGCCGGAAACGGCAACTCGGCCGGTCCCGATTTTTGA
- a CDS encoding PAS domain S-box protein, giving the protein MRGRNRRVLSLSFIMVALVAAVSIYGTRLMFHTAMEEEGVRLQDVVRSQVALAVEMCRMPHAGGDSGGSGVTREAILDRLAHAQRRLGMESRSGEFAVARLDGGKVRYLLVNGRGVSEFTSGAGFSPEALGVEPMMLALSGKSGTLVGPDRQGSDVLSAYAPLPLGGERFGLVAQIDLDEIRAPFIRANLNVFFVGVGLTVLGVFLFFKVSEPFIRDIEVSEESYRDLVEGANNLILRINEEGEITFANSFARGFLVGKDGELLGRKLMPFFMVEAAGERLEAVVELIGGEGRQNEIPVRMADGRDGYVAWTVKLVMDQGRPAELLCIGNDATRIHKANKAQRESEERFRGLAKASPVAIIITDIAGNLLYANEKMHEMTRATEVQLAGQGWLNSVHREDRKLVWKHWLERVGPATDKVELRLMSGNGEFVWALWQVVEMGNLRGEPSGNIHTFTDITEIKETQMAMSRLTAAIDQAAEMIVMTDLDGITTYVNPAFEEVSGYSRGEAVGRTSGLFQGGERNGNVSSGTWETITGGKVWKGRIVNRRKNGERYTLESSVGPIRNHAGELIGFVGVGRDITEQMAVESQLRQSQKLESIGELAAGIAHEINTPTQYVTSNLQFLSDAFKTYAGTIERCRELAHMVSAHPDLFPDEAYRKRAESALDEEEMEYLAEDVPNALEESSAGLKRIAEIVRSIRQLAHPGELTKSFHDLNEIVRNTITVSTNEWKYVAGMKFVPDESLAPVFCLKGEVAQVVLNLIVNAAHAIEAKIAGADRQGTISIRTFAEGESAVLEIRDTGTGMSAEVAAKAFDPFFTTKEVGKGTGQGLAIARSVVVGMHGGSIEIDTAEGEGATFTVRLPFEEPPAG; this is encoded by the coding sequence ATGCGGGGACGGAATCGCAGGGTATTGTCGTTGTCGTTCATCATGGTGGCGCTGGTGGCGGCGGTTTCCATATACGGCACAAGACTTATGTTTCATACGGCCATGGAGGAGGAAGGGGTCAGGCTTCAGGATGTGGTGCGAAGCCAGGTCGCCCTTGCCGTCGAGATGTGCCGAATGCCCCATGCCGGGGGGGATTCAGGCGGTTCCGGCGTCACTCGCGAGGCGATTCTCGACCGCTTGGCGCACGCCCAGCGCAGGCTCGGAATGGAGAGCCGGTCGGGCGAATTCGCCGTGGCCCGGCTTGACGGCGGCAAGGTACGTTATCTGTTGGTCAACGGCAGGGGCGTGAGCGAATTCACCTCGGGCGCGGGCTTTTCCCCCGAAGCGCTCGGTGTGGAACCGATGATGCTGGCATTGTCCGGAAAGAGCGGAACCCTCGTGGGACCCGACCGCCAGGGGAGCGATGTCCTGTCCGCCTATGCACCCCTGCCTCTTGGCGGGGAACGCTTCGGCCTGGTGGCGCAGATCGATCTGGACGAAATCCGCGCGCCCTTCATTCGGGCCAACCTGAACGTCTTTTTCGTGGGCGTGGGCCTGACCGTGCTCGGCGTCTTTTTGTTTTTCAAGGTCAGCGAGCCGTTTATCCGGGACATCGAGGTGAGCGAGGAGAGTTATCGCGACCTGGTGGAAGGCGCGAACAACCTGATCCTGCGCATCAACGAGGAGGGTGAGATCACTTTCGCCAATTCCTTTGCCCGGGGTTTCCTGGTCGGGAAAGACGGCGAGCTCCTGGGGCGCAAGCTCATGCCTTTCTTCATGGTGGAGGCTGCGGGCGAAAGGCTGGAGGCGGTGGTGGAGCTCATCGGCGGCGAAGGCCGCCAGAACGAGATCCCCGTGCGCATGGCGGACGGACGGGACGGCTACGTTGCCTGGACGGTCAAGCTGGTCATGGACCAGGGCCGTCCCGCCGAGCTGCTGTGCATCGGCAACGACGCCACCCGCATCCACAAGGCGAACAAGGCGCAGCGGGAGTCCGAGGAGCGCTTCCGCGGGCTGGCCAAGGCGTCCCCGGTGGCCATCATCATCACGGATATCGCCGGGAACCTGCTGTACGCCAACGAGAAGATGCATGAAATGACCAGGGCCACCGAGGTCCAGTTGGCGGGCCAGGGATGGCTCAACAGCGTGCATCGCGAGGACCGCAAGCTGGTCTGGAAGCATTGGCTGGAACGGGTCGGCCCGGCCACGGACAAGGTCGAGCTGCGGCTCATGTCCGGCAACGGGGAATTCGTCTGGGCCCTGTGGCAGGTGGTCGAGATGGGCAATCTCAGGGGCGAGCCCTCCGGAAACATCCACACCTTCACCGACATCACGGAGATCAAGGAGACCCAGATGGCCATGAGCCGCCTGACCGCGGCCATCGACCAGGCTGCCGAGATGATCGTCATGACCGACCTTGACGGGATCACGACCTACGTGAACCCTGCCTTCGAGGAAGTCTCCGGTTATTCGAGGGGGGAGGCCGTGGGGAGGACGTCGGGCCTTTTCCAGGGCGGGGAGCGAAACGGAAACGTTTCCTCCGGGACATGGGAGACCATCACCGGCGGCAAGGTCTGGAAGGGGCGCATCGTCAACCGGCGCAAGAACGGCGAGCGGTACACCCTGGAATCCAGCGTCGGGCCTATCCGCAACCATGCGGGCGAGCTTATCGGGTTCGTGGGCGTCGGGCGCGACATCACCGAACAGATGGCGGTGGAGTCGCAGCTTCGGCAGTCGCAGAAGCTCGAATCCATCGGCGAACTGGCTGCGGGCATCGCCCACGAGATCAATACGCCGACCCAGTACGTGACCTCCAACCTGCAATTTCTGAGCGACGCCTTCAAGACCTATGCCGGGACCATCGAGCGGTGCCGCGAACTGGCGCACATGGTCTCCGCGCATCCGGACCTGTTTCCCGACGAAGCTTACCGCAAGCGGGCGGAGAGCGCCTTGGACGAGGAGGAGATGGAATACCTGGCCGAAGACGTGCCGAACGCGCTGGAGGAGTCGTCGGCCGGACTCAAGCGCATCGCCGAGATCGTCCGGTCCATCCGGCAGCTCGCCCATCCCGGGGAGCTGACCAAGTCGTTTCACGATCTCAACGAGATCGTGCGCAACACCATCACGGTGTCCACCAACGAATGGAAGTATGTGGCGGGCATGAAGTTCGTTCCGGACGAGTCGCTCGCCCCGGTGTTCTGCCTCAAGGGCGAGGTCGCCCAGGTGGTCCTGAACCTCATCGTCAATGCGGCCCATGCCATCGAAGCCAAGATCGCCGGAGCCGACAGGCAGGGAACCATTTCCATCCGCACCTTCGCGGAAGGGGAATCCGCCGTGCTTGAGATCAGGGACACGGGAACGGGCATGTCGGCGGAAGTCGCTGCCAAGGCGTTCGACCCGTTCTTCACCACCAAGGAGGTGGGCAAGGGCACGGGCCAGGGGCTGGCCATCGCCCGCAGCGTGGTGGTCGGTATGCACGGCGGGTCCATCGAGATCGACACGGCCGAGGGCGAAGGGGCCACCTTCACGGTCCGCCTGCCCTTCGAGGAGCCTCCCGCCGGGTAA